The Thermoplasma acidophilum DSM 1728 genome includes a window with the following:
- the pip gene encoding proline iminopeptidase — translation MDQECIENYAKVNGIYIYYKLCKAPEEKAKLMTMHGGPGMSHDYLLSLRDMTKEGITVLFYDQFGCGRSEEPDQSKFTIDYGVEEAEALRSKLFGNEKVFLMGSSYGGALALAYAVKYQDHLKGLIVSGGLSSVPLTVKEMNRLIDELPAKYRDAIKKYGSSGSYENPEYQEAVNYFYHQHLLRSEDWPPEVLKSLEYAERRNVYRIMNGPNEFTITGTIKDWDITDKISAIKIPTLITVGEYDEVTPNVARVIHEKIAGSELHVFRDCSHLTMWEDREGYNKLLSDFILKHL, via the coding sequence ATGGATCAGGAATGCATAGAAAACTACGCAAAGGTAAACGGAATTTATATTTATTACAAGCTGTGCAAAGCCCCTGAGGAGAAAGCAAAGCTAATGACCATGCACGGGGGCCCGGGCATGTCCCACGATTACCTGCTTTCTCTCAGGGATATGACCAAGGAAGGGATAACGGTTCTATTCTACGATCAGTTTGGATGCGGTAGATCCGAGGAACCGGATCAGTCTAAATTCACAATTGACTATGGTGTGGAAGAGGCAGAGGCCCTAAGATCAAAGCTGTTCGGCAACGAGAAGGTATTTTTGATGGGGTCATCATATGGTGGAGCGCTGGCGCTGGCATACGCAGTCAAGTACCAGGATCATCTGAAAGGGCTCATCGTATCCGGAGGCTTATCTTCAGTCCCTCTGACGGTGAAGGAGATGAACAGGCTCATTGACGAGCTCCCGGCAAAGTACAGAGATGCCATTAAAAAATACGGTTCATCTGGATCTTACGAGAATCCAGAATATCAGGAGGCCGTGAACTACTTTTACCATCAGCATCTGCTGAGATCAGAGGATTGGCCGCCCGAGGTACTCAAATCACTAGAATACGCGGAAAGGCGAAACGTATACAGGATAATGAACGGCCCGAATGAGTTCACCATAACCGGCACGATAAAGGACTGGGATATCACGGACAAAATATCTGCAATAAAGATCCCCACCCTTATAACGGTGGGCGAATACGATGAGGTCACGCCAAACGTGGCCAGAGTCATACATGAAAAAATAGCTGGTTCGGAACTTCACGTCTTCAGGGATTGCTCGCACCTCACGATGTGGGAGGATCGTGAAGGATACAACAAGTTGCTTTCGGATTTCATCCTGAAACACCTGTAA
- a CDS encoding SCP2 sterol-binding domain-containing protein, protein MADEILFPSQTWVEEYCKRLSESPDYNKAGKGWKDPIMFTISDPEALSEKPEFNSFTLYLQDGKCEKCEMIKTENGSAPFVLTATYANWKKIIDGKINPTQAMLTGQLKVKGNMALILRYASAAIAMVKVAQSIPTKYIA, encoded by the coding sequence ATGGCAGATGAGATATTGTTTCCGTCCCAGACTTGGGTTGAGGAATACTGCAAAAGGCTATCGGAATCGCCGGACTACAACAAAGCTGGAAAGGGCTGGAAGGATCCAATAATGTTCACGATCTCGGACCCGGAAGCATTGAGCGAAAAGCCAGAATTCAATTCCTTCACGCTTTATCTGCAGGATGGTAAATGTGAAAAATGCGAGATGATCAAGACAGAGAACGGGAGTGCGCCGTTCGTGCTCACCGCAACGTATGCAAACTGGAAGAAAATTATCGATGGAAAGATAAATCCGACGCAGGCGATGCTGACCGGACAGCTGAAGGTCAAGGGCAATATGGCCCTGATACTGAGGTATGCCTCCGCAGCCATAGCCATGGTCAAGGTGGCGCAGAGCATACCCACAAAATACATTGCGTGA
- a CDS encoding aldehyde ferredoxin oxidoreductase family protein: protein MGGFWNKLIFVDLSGRDVWFDGLSEDLWEKYMGGVGLGSYLFTKYGGNFDPFSEKNPIIIMTGPLVGTAFPNSGRHEVVSRSPLTTFLGESNSGGRFGFELKRSGSDGMVITGKSDVPVSIFIDDGDVRLAETPDLWGLDIYETQAKMKKEKNYSVMCIGPAGENRVLFSSIMNDEGRAAGRTGLGAVMGSKKLKAIAVYGRKIVEVNNRAEYNRIVKEASKSIIESPVVSGFRSYGSMIWMDGGIGFNDIPANYFMDRNFQFDDLSSIKFHEEYSVSSYNCAACVIGCGRTVRYNGLTVDGPEYETVAALGPLLGNTSFQKIIEWNHEINRLGMDTISTGVIVSAIRHFIKAGLVNDGSVESYYSGSFEKIGQMIQDIAMRRGSGDRIADGLYRFASSLGIDRDLIATVKGLEIPLHDPRAFKAQGIVYATSTRGADHMQGDMYQIDIGGDHPDLGIVSGDRFSVDSDDRVRTVIRTQDFRQVYNSLIICYYAQPDPETIAKAYALATGFDSSIKDLVDRGSEIINLKRRINEGLGMRPEDDWLPAIVRMPIEGESPESGTSDEELISAIQRYYRLRGWGRYRPPVR from the coding sequence TTGGGCGGATTCTGGAACAAGCTTATCTTCGTGGATCTGTCAGGGCGCGATGTATGGTTCGATGGCCTCTCCGAAGATCTATGGGAAAAGTACATGGGTGGAGTGGGCCTTGGATCCTATCTCTTCACCAAATACGGTGGAAACTTCGATCCGTTCTCCGAGAAGAACCCGATCATAATCATGACCGGCCCGCTGGTCGGAACCGCGTTCCCCAATTCCGGAAGGCATGAGGTTGTGAGCAGGAGCCCGCTCACAACGTTTTTAGGGGAATCGAACTCTGGCGGCAGGTTCGGATTCGAACTGAAGCGATCCGGTTCTGACGGGATGGTCATAACGGGAAAGTCAGATGTGCCGGTATCGATCTTCATCGATGACGGCGATGTTCGCCTGGCAGAAACACCGGATCTCTGGGGCCTTGACATATATGAAACGCAGGCTAAGATGAAGAAGGAAAAGAATTACTCGGTTATGTGCATAGGCCCTGCCGGCGAGAACCGCGTCCTCTTTTCATCAATAATGAATGATGAGGGGCGCGCAGCCGGGAGGACCGGACTCGGCGCTGTCATGGGATCGAAGAAGCTGAAGGCCATCGCCGTTTATGGGCGGAAGATCGTCGAGGTAAACAATAGGGCCGAGTACAACAGGATAGTGAAGGAGGCCTCAAAATCTATAATCGAATCACCCGTTGTCTCTGGGTTCAGAAGCTACGGAAGCATGATATGGATGGACGGCGGGATAGGTTTCAACGATATCCCGGCCAACTACTTCATGGATAGGAACTTCCAGTTCGACGATCTCAGCAGCATAAAGTTCCACGAGGAATACAGCGTATCCAGCTACAACTGTGCTGCCTGCGTCATAGGCTGCGGAAGGACTGTTAGATACAACGGCCTCACAGTTGACGGGCCGGAATATGAAACGGTTGCAGCTTTGGGGCCGCTCCTGGGGAACACCAGTTTCCAGAAAATAATAGAATGGAACCATGAAATCAACAGGCTTGGCATGGACACCATAAGCACCGGCGTCATCGTCTCTGCGATCAGGCATTTCATCAAAGCCGGTTTGGTAAACGATGGATCAGTCGAATCGTATTACTCCGGAAGCTTCGAGAAAATAGGCCAGATGATCCAAGACATAGCGATGAGGAGAGGTTCCGGAGATCGCATTGCCGATGGCCTCTATCGCTTCGCCTCCTCCCTTGGAATAGACAGGGATCTCATAGCTACGGTCAAAGGCCTGGAAATACCGCTCCATGATCCCAGGGCCTTCAAGGCACAGGGCATCGTGTATGCAACCTCGACAAGGGGTGCAGACCACATGCAGGGGGATATGTACCAGATCGACATAGGGGGCGATCATCCAGATCTGGGCATCGTTTCCGGCGACAGATTCAGCGTGGACAGCGATGACCGCGTCCGGACGGTAATAAGGACGCAGGACTTCAGGCAGGTTTACAACTCGCTGATCATATGCTATTACGCGCAGCCTGATCCGGAAACAATAGCCAAAGCGTACGCTCTCGCAACGGGATTCGATTCATCGATCAAAGATCTGGTTGACCGCGGATCTGAAATAATAAACCTTAAGAGGAGGATCAACGAAGGCCTTGGCATGAGGCCGGAGGACGACTGGCTTCCAGCGATAGTCAGAATGCCTATAGAGGGCGAATCGCCTGAATCCGGTACCTCTGACGAGGAGCTCATATCGGCGATCCAGAGGTATTACAGGCTGAGGGGGTGGGGAAGGTACAGGCCTCCTGTGCGGTGA
- a CDS encoding ATP-dependent DNA helicase: MKISELGYDRAFLQLFDGNDFQLYDHQRMAIEQIRKGRNVVVSVPTAAGKTLIAYSAIYETFQRNLKSIYIVPLRSLAMEKFSELSRLRDLGLKVKMSIGDYDDSPDFIKRYDAVILTSEKADSLLHHDPYILNDVGLLVLDEIHTIGDESRGPTLETVASIARYVNPDVRILALSATVSNAMELASWLDASLIKSDFRPVPLKTGILYRDQLYLDGKRRSGVSINQIIRETVEDNGQVLMFVSSRKKAEDTARDLAQIFGSDANIKISSDETNVYDDMLNEILPRGVAFHHAGLSNDQRAFIEREFRARRIKVIVATPTLAAGVNLPARLVIVRDITRWGSDGISYLTNMEIKQMIGRAGRPGYDQYGIGLIYVSSQSSYEAAKDYLSTDPEPVVSYLGNEAKVRFNTLAAISMGLARSPSDIMKFYETTLFFSQNGKDLLEEKISASLKFLEKNGFIKQSPDLRTTQLGKVTSDLYIDPESALRLVDFFDGPADVDHAIYYISLCREIVPFNIKDDYSAMEFLDDIGLIDGDIDAAKTAIVLRDWISEASYKYLYDKYGIAPGDMQARISMADWLSYSLAKLSSIYKPEVRRMLEILNLRIKEGIREDILQLVLIPGVGRVRARRLYDAGLRSIEDVASASPDRIKAIYGFSDTLANAIIRRARTIASKEVR; this comes from the coding sequence GTGAAGATCAGCGAACTGGGTTATGACAGGGCCTTTCTGCAGCTCTTCGATGGTAACGACTTCCAGCTGTACGACCATCAGAGGATGGCCATCGAACAGATCAGGAAGGGCAGGAACGTTGTCGTCAGCGTGCCCACTGCCGCAGGCAAAACTCTGATCGCATATTCCGCCATCTATGAAACGTTCCAGAGGAATCTCAAATCAATATACATAGTTCCGCTGAGATCGCTGGCCATGGAGAAGTTTTCAGAGCTGTCCAGACTCAGGGATCTTGGCCTCAAGGTGAAGATGTCAATTGGGGATTACGATGACAGCCCCGATTTCATAAAGAGATATGATGCGGTCATCCTAACCTCCGAGAAGGCCGATTCACTCCTCCATCATGATCCGTATATTCTCAACGATGTGGGCCTCCTCGTCCTCGATGAGATCCACACGATTGGCGACGAGAGCCGCGGCCCTACGCTGGAGACCGTAGCATCCATAGCTAGATATGTTAATCCCGATGTCAGGATACTGGCACTTTCAGCTACCGTATCCAACGCCATGGAGCTGGCCAGCTGGTTAGACGCTTCCCTTATAAAGAGCGACTTCAGGCCGGTTCCTCTCAAGACGGGCATATTATACAGGGATCAGCTCTATCTAGACGGGAAGAGGAGATCCGGCGTCAGCATCAACCAGATCATAAGGGAGACCGTTGAGGACAACGGCCAGGTGCTGATGTTCGTCAGCTCAAGAAAGAAGGCAGAGGATACCGCAAGGGATCTTGCCCAGATATTCGGAAGCGATGCGAACATAAAGATATCATCCGATGAAACGAACGTGTACGATGATATGCTCAATGAAATACTGCCAAGAGGCGTAGCGTTCCATCACGCCGGACTGAGCAATGACCAGCGTGCATTCATCGAGAGGGAGTTCAGGGCAAGGCGGATAAAGGTCATAGTCGCCACGCCAACACTTGCAGCTGGAGTCAACCTTCCAGCACGCCTCGTCATAGTCAGGGACATAACCAGATGGGGATCGGACGGCATATCTTACCTGACGAACATGGAGATAAAGCAGATGATAGGGAGAGCCGGCAGGCCGGGATATGACCAGTATGGCATAGGCCTGATATACGTGTCATCGCAGTCCAGCTACGAGGCGGCAAAGGATTATCTATCAACGGATCCGGAGCCGGTCGTATCGTACCTCGGAAACGAGGCAAAGGTCAGGTTCAACACGCTGGCAGCAATATCCATGGGCCTTGCCAGATCCCCTTCGGACATAATGAAGTTCTACGAAACAACACTGTTCTTCTCCCAGAACGGTAAGGACCTTCTGGAGGAGAAGATATCTGCCTCACTGAAATTCCTCGAAAAAAACGGCTTCATAAAGCAATCACCGGATCTCAGGACGACCCAGCTTGGAAAGGTAACCAGCGATCTGTACATAGATCCGGAGAGCGCTCTGCGCCTCGTTGACTTCTTTGATGGGCCCGCGGATGTTGACCATGCGATCTATTACATCTCCCTGTGCAGAGAGATCGTGCCGTTCAACATAAAGGATGATTATTCTGCAATGGAGTTTCTCGACGATATAGGCCTCATCGATGGCGACATAGATGCAGCGAAGACGGCGATAGTGCTAAGGGATTGGATATCCGAAGCATCCTACAAATACCTGTACGATAAGTACGGCATCGCACCTGGGGATATGCAGGCCAGGATCTCCATGGCAGATTGGCTCTCCTATTCCCTAGCGAAGCTGTCATCGATATACAAGCCTGAGGTGCGCAGGATGCTGGAGATACTCAACCTGAGGATAAAGGAGGGAATAAGGGAGGATATACTGCAGCTCGTTCTCATACCTGGCGTTGGCCGTGTCAGGGCCAGAAGGCTGTACGATGCCGGCCTGAGGAGCATTGAAGACGTGGCTTCCGCATCCCCGGATAGGATAAAGGCTATATACGGTTTCTCTGACACCCTTGCAAATGCCATCATAAGGAGGGCGAGAACCATTGCCTCCAAAGAAGTTCGTTAG
- a CDS encoding class I SAM-dependent methyltransferase, which yields MPPKKFVRVRKHMAERTIRDLRNAGLYDTNYTIARDGDYVLIPVTDDYSGEHVVMEAEPTNMRRSASGSFDTIGSIAIMKKYDEALANDILLTHKKIRSVFFDEGVGGPERIRKLRLVAGENNTVTEYRENGCSFTVDVAKAYFSPRLATERRRIVDQVSDGEFIFDMFAGVGPISIEIARYRRVRIIAADINCDAVEMLKENMEKNPLRGIIEPFCEDARIAAERVTGADRVIMNHPTASFEFIDYAVKTLREGGVINYYEFLDNSKVDKRISDLEMRSLIPLDVHPVHSYSKTISLYSMTLKKA from the coding sequence TTGCCTCCAAAGAAGTTCGTTAGGGTTAGGAAGCATATGGCTGAGAGGACGATAAGGGATCTGAGGAACGCCGGGCTTTACGATACGAACTATACCATAGCCAGGGACGGCGACTACGTCCTCATTCCTGTGACGGACGATTATTCAGGCGAACATGTTGTGATGGAGGCCGAACCAACTAATATGCGAAGATCCGCTTCAGGATCCTTCGATACCATAGGATCCATAGCGATCATGAAAAAATATGACGAGGCTTTGGCGAACGATATTCTGCTGACGCACAAGAAAATAAGAAGCGTGTTCTTTGATGAGGGCGTCGGTGGGCCGGAGCGCATAAGAAAACTGCGGCTTGTTGCTGGAGAAAACAACACCGTGACCGAATACAGGGAAAATGGATGTTCGTTCACTGTTGACGTCGCGAAGGCGTACTTTTCGCCCAGGCTGGCGACGGAAAGGCGTAGGATCGTCGATCAGGTATCCGATGGCGAATTCATCTTCGACATGTTCGCCGGTGTCGGGCCGATAAGCATCGAGATCGCCCGGTACAGAAGAGTAAGGATAATCGCTGCGGACATAAACTGCGATGCTGTAGAAATGCTGAAGGAGAATATGGAGAAGAATCCACTGCGTGGCATCATAGAACCTTTCTGCGAGGACGCCAGGATCGCAGCAGAGAGGGTTACCGGTGCTGACAGGGTGATAATGAACCATCCAACAGCATCCTTTGAATTCATCGATTACGCGGTGAAAACTCTGAGAGAAGGCGGGGTAATCAACTATTATGAATTCCTGGATAATTCCAAGGTTGACAAACGCATCTCTGACCTCGAGATGCGATCGCTTATCCCGCTTGATGTGCATCCAGTCCACTCCTACTCAAAGACCATTTCGCTCTATTCGATGACCCTTAAGAAGGCATAG
- a CDS encoding FAD-dependent oxidoreductase produces the protein MDIVVIGGGAAGMAAASKAKRVNKDANVTVIESGSFVSYAECGIPYFLQGIVGKAEDLLHYPLEEFTEKRGIKVITGRVVKKIDTASLSLVLDNGSAVKFDRLIIATGSRPRIPDGIASGVFGLRSLESAIRLKEAIDGSRTITIIGAGVLGVELASTLTEAGKRVKVISKYDRVMPQLDPDMGKILNDYFSSKVEVEFSSTPVEIKKGEDGFAVKTTVDDHVSDVVIAAVGIVPNSNIAVDAGIKVDQRGAIITDEHMETSIPGIYAAGDVATVKNIITGQDEMMPLAQIANKAGRVAGSNAAGSEMRFPGAIGSTLVKVFDMEVGFTGLNEKRASVLGIPYGKTMIKAKSRANYYPGKEDIFVKILYDSRDKKIIGGQVIGKDGAAWRLNTLATAIFAGFTVEDLFYDDLGYTPPFGPVWDPLVVAGSVSMRE, from the coding sequence ATGGATATCGTCGTGATAGGAGGAGGCGCGGCTGGTATGGCCGCAGCATCCAAGGCGAAGAGGGTAAACAAGGATGCAAACGTCACTGTTATAGAATCAGGTTCATTTGTCTCGTATGCCGAGTGCGGCATACCTTATTTTCTTCAGGGCATCGTGGGAAAAGCGGAGGATCTTCTGCATTACCCTCTGGAGGAATTCACGGAAAAGAGAGGCATCAAGGTAATAACTGGCAGGGTGGTGAAGAAGATCGATACAGCCTCCCTGTCGCTGGTGCTTGACAATGGATCCGCTGTGAAATTCGATAGATTGATCATAGCAACGGGATCAAGGCCGAGGATACCCGATGGCATAGCATCAGGAGTTTTTGGCCTCCGCAGCTTGGAGAGCGCCATAAGATTGAAGGAGGCCATCGATGGATCACGAACGATAACGATAATAGGAGCCGGCGTTCTGGGCGTCGAACTGGCATCAACGCTCACCGAAGCTGGCAAGAGGGTAAAGGTGATATCAAAGTACGATAGGGTTATGCCGCAGCTCGACCCAGACATGGGAAAGATACTAAACGATTATTTTTCCTCGAAGGTTGAGGTTGAATTCTCCTCCACGCCTGTGGAGATAAAGAAGGGGGAGGACGGCTTCGCTGTAAAGACGACTGTTGATGATCACGTATCGGACGTTGTCATCGCTGCAGTTGGCATAGTTCCCAACTCAAACATTGCCGTCGATGCAGGCATAAAGGTTGACCAGCGTGGAGCCATCATAACCGACGAACACATGGAGACTTCCATTCCCGGCATATACGCTGCGGGTGACGTCGCAACGGTTAAGAATATCATAACAGGGCAGGATGAGATGATGCCGCTTGCCCAGATAGCAAACAAGGCGGGCCGTGTTGCAGGTTCAAACGCTGCCGGTTCTGAGATGAGGTTCCCCGGCGCCATTGGTTCGACGTTGGTCAAGGTATTCGACATGGAGGTTGGCTTCACAGGCCTCAATGAAAAGCGCGCCTCAGTGCTTGGCATACCCTATGGAAAGACGATGATCAAGGCTAAGAGCAGGGCCAACTACTATCCAGGAAAGGAGGACATATTCGTGAAGATACTGTACGACAGCAGGGACAAGAAGATAATAGGCGGCCAGGTGATCGGAAAGGATGGGGCTGCCTGGAGGCTGAACACACTGGCCACGGCAATATTCGCGGGTTTCACCGTTGAGGATCTCTTCTACGACGATCTCGGATACACGCCGCCGTTCGGGCCTGTGTGGGACCCTCTCGTAGTGGCCGGAAGCGTATCCATGAGAGAATAG